AGTATGGAGGAGAGGCTTGGATGCAAGCTTCTCCTCCATTTTTTATAAGCATGAGTATCACAATGATGGTACATGCCATAATTGGATCTAGGCTTACCGTTTGCGAAAGAATCCTTTTCTGTTAAAATTAAATATATAATGGATTGCATGAAGCAGAGGGAGTCTGAATAAAATGGGAGAACAAGTGGAACGCGGTTACCGGGAGTTGTTTGAGCATTCGGCTGTCGGTATGGCGGAGGTTACGTTGCAGGGCGTATTTCGGCGGGTTAACAAGATGTTTTGCCAGATGATGGCTTGCGCGGAAAAAGACCTGTTAGGTCTTCGGTTTCAAGATATTACGCATCCGGATGATCTGGAAGAAGATATAAGGCTAGTGGAAGATTTAGTAACGGGAGTAAGAGACCGTTATGAACTAGAAAAGCGATATATACGCTTTGACAAGACTTTTTTTTGGATTCATCTTTCCGTTGCGGTCGTGCGAGATGAAATGGGGAAGCCCTTGTACTTTGTTGCTACGATTATTGATATTTCGCAGCGCCGTGCGGACGAGTTGCGTTTGAGGGTTTTGTCGGAAGCGGTGGAGCAGAGTCCTGTCAGCATTGTGATTACCGATCCTCAAGGCGGAATTGAGTATGTCAACCCGATGTTCTGCCAGGTTACGGGTTATGGAAAAGAAGAATTGCTGGGCAAAAATCCTCGCATTCTCAGTTCAGGGAAGATGAACAAGGCTTTTTATCGTAAGCTTTGGCAAACAGTGACTTCACGGAAAATTTGGCAAGGAGAGTTTGTTAATCGGCGCAGGGATGGCGTCGAATATTGGGAAAAAGCCAGTATTTCTCCCATTGTCGATGAACAGGGGCGAATTTTGCATTATGTCGGCGTCAAAGAAGATGTTACCGAGCGTAAGCGCAATAATGATGAACGGGAGCATTTGCTGGCGGCGCTGGAACGGCGCGTCCGCGCGCTGCAGTGTTTGACGATGATTTCGAATGCTATTCAGCAGAAGGAGAAGTTGGAAGACCTTTTCTGGGAAGTGCTGCGAATCTTGCCTGAAGGCTGGCGGTATCCGGCGCTGGTGCATTTGGTATATGACGGCGTGGATTATGCCTACCCTGGTTTTTTACAGACTGCGGATCGGCTGCGGGCGGCATTGAAAGTGGGCGAAACTACGCGAGGCTGGGTGGAGGTCGTTTATCCTCAAAAGCACCCAAGCGCCTATGAGGGGCCGTTTTTGAGAGAAGAGAGAGAATTGTTGGAAACGGTAGCGCGGATGCTGGGCCAGAGCCTGCGGCGGCGTGAAAGCGAGGTAAAACTGGAACAAGCCAGGGAAGCTGCTATGGAAGCTAATCGGGCCAAGAGTTTATTTCTTTCGAATATGTCCCATGAGATTCGGACTCCGTTGAACGCCATTCTCGGTTTTTCGGAAATTTTGTATCGCGACGCCGCTATGGAGCGAGAACAGCGGGAAAAACTGCAGATTGTCAATCGCAGCGGGACGTATTTGTTGGCACTGATTAACGATGTGCTGGAATTGGTTAAAGTGGAATCCGGGCGTGTCGTTTTGCAGGAATCTCTTTTTGATTTGCGCCGTTTGGTGAGGGATATGGGCAGCCTGTTCCAGGTGCGCTTGGATCAGAAAGGCTTGCAGCTTTTCCTGGAAACCGTGGAACCATTACCGGAGCAGGTAAAAGGAGATGAAGGAAAAATCAGGCGCATTCTGGTCAATTTGATTGGCAATGCGTTGAAGTTCACGGATCGCGGCGTTATTAACGTGCGTTTAGCTGGAGAGTCCCTGGGAGACGGAAAATGGAGGCTGCAAGTAACGGTAAAAGACAGCGGCATTGGTATTGCGGCAGAGGATCAGGAGGCTATCTTTGGGTATTTCGAGCAGGCCTACCATCAACGGCATGATCGAGGCGGTACGGGGCTGGGACTGGCTATCAGCCGGGATTTTGCCCGAGCGATGGACGGCGACATTTCCGTGTCTAGCCGGCCAGGCGAAGGGGCGGAGTTTTTGGTGACCTTGCGTTTGGAAGAAGGAACTCAGCAGGAGGCGACGACGCCTCGCTCAGAGTTGGCGGTCGGGCTGCTGCCGGGACAACAAGCATATCGGATCCTTGTTGCGATGTCAGTGGAAACGGATGCGCTTTTGCTGCAAGCAATGCTGGAGCAAGCCGGATTTTTGGCGGTAGCCGTAGGGGGCGAAGAGGAATTGCTGCAAGAAAGCGCTCGCGGCGCGGATCTGATTTTTGCGGATTTGGCCTTGCTGCAGACCGAGGAGTATCGGCTGGTTCGAGAACTTCAGGAACGTTCGAGTCGGTGCGATTTGCCGATTATTGCCGTGTCCGCTGGCTTGGGAGCCGACGAGGTGCAGCAGGTCTTGCTGCAGCAGGTGCGAGCTGTGTTGGGCAAGCCCTTTACAACCGAGCAGGTTTTGAATATGGTGGCGGCCCATACGGGGGCGCAATATGCCTACCAAGAACTGGAGATAAACTCGCCCGCTACTTGGCAGGGGCAGTGTTGTTTGGAGAATGCGCTGAGGGAACAGTTGTTGGCGGCAACTCTTGACGGGGATATTGAACGTCTGGAAGAGCTGCTGGTGCAGGTTGCGGCGCAGGAGCCAGAACTAGCTGCGTACGCACGGGAATTGGCTGGCGCGTTTCGGCTGGATGCCTTGGCGGCGTTGTGGGAGCAGGGAGAGGAGCCTAAAGATGGAACGAAAAGCTGATATCATGATTGTAGATGATACGCCGGAAAACCTGAAGCTGCTTTCGCTGCTGCTGCGCGAGCAAGGGCACCGCGTGCGGGCGCTGCCCAGCGGCAAGATGGCTTTGGCTGCCATGCGCAAACAACGCCCGGAAATTCTCTTGCTGGATATTACTATGCCGGAGATGGACGGTTATGCCGTGTGTGAAGCTATGCGCGAAGAAGGTCTTTTGGCGGATGTGGCGGTGATTTTCGTCAGCGCCTTAGCGGAGACGTTTGACAAGGTAAAGGCTTTTCGATGCGGCGGCGTGGATTATGTGACAAAACCGTACCAAGCGGAAGAATTACAAGCGAGGTTGGAGACGCACCTGTCGTTGAAGCGCTTGCGCGAAGAGGTGCAAAGACATAATCAGGACTTGCAGCAGCAGGTGAAGGCCCAATTGGATGAATTGCATCATGCGCAGATGGCTACGATCTTAGCCATGGTTAAGCTGGCAGAAGCGCGGGACGACGACACAGGGAAGCATGTGGAACGCATTCGGACGTTTTCAGCGATGCTGGCCGCCGAAGTGCAGCGCCGAGGCGGGGGGCGTGAAATAGATGACGCCTTTGTGGAAAATATCTATAACGCCAGCCCGCTTCACGATGTAGGCAAGATCGCCATTCGCGACGCCATCTTGCTTAAACCGGGGCGGCTGACGCCGGAAGAATTTGAGGAAATGAAGCTCCATACGGTGTATGGAGCGCAGACGCTGCGTCAGGTTCGCCAGGAGTACCCGCACAACGCTTTTTTGAATATGGGCATCGACATTGCCCAAGCGCATCATGAACGCTGGGACGGCAGCGGTTATCCCAATGGCTTGCGGGGCGATGCAATTCCTTTGGCGGCGCGTATGGTGGCGGTAGCTGATGTGTATGACGCCCTTTGCTCTAAACGGGTGTACAAGGAAGCGTATCCGCATGAAACAAGCCTGGATATGCTGCGCCAAGGAGCGGGCAGCCATTTTGAACCGCAGCTGATCGAAGCCTTCTTGGCGATTGAGGCGGAGGTGCTGGCGCGCAGCCGCGAGCTGCGCGAAGGCGAGTAAAGATTAAGAAATGGGGAACTTGAACAGGAGTCGCGATGAGAACAGGAGGGCTCGACGGAGGGTTACGGAGAACGTATTTTTTAACAGGAGTATAGGGAGTAGAGTGAGGGATACGATAGAAATTTTGAAGGACGGAACTTGGCAGCGGTGAGCCGTCAAGTTCCGTCCTTCTTTTAGATTGTTACTCTGTGCAGGTAAGGCGCGCCGCTATTTGGTGCAGCGCCAGAAGCGCTTGGGGATCGACGGCCAGCGTCAGGTTTTCTTGGCCGCTGCCGCCGTAGACCAGCGGGTAGCGCAGAAGCCTCTCGTCGAACAGGCAAGGGAAGTTAAT
This sequence is a window from Anaeromusa acidaminophila DSM 3853. Protein-coding genes within it:
- a CDS encoding PAS domain S-box protein encodes the protein MGEQVERGYRELFEHSAVGMAEVTLQGVFRRVNKMFCQMMACAEKDLLGLRFQDITHPDDLEEDIRLVEDLVTGVRDRYELEKRYIRFDKTFFWIHLSVAVVRDEMGKPLYFVATIIDISQRRADELRLRVLSEAVEQSPVSIVITDPQGGIEYVNPMFCQVTGYGKEELLGKNPRILSSGKMNKAFYRKLWQTVTSRKIWQGEFVNRRRDGVEYWEKASISPIVDEQGRILHYVGVKEDVTERKRNNDEREHLLAALERRVRALQCLTMISNAIQQKEKLEDLFWEVLRILPEGWRYPALVHLVYDGVDYAYPGFLQTADRLRAALKVGETTRGWVEVVYPQKHPSAYEGPFLREERELLETVARMLGQSLRRRESEVKLEQAREAAMEANRAKSLFLSNMSHEIRTPLNAILGFSEILYRDAAMEREQREKLQIVNRSGTYLLALINDVLELVKVESGRVVLQESLFDLRRLVRDMGSLFQVRLDQKGLQLFLETVEPLPEQVKGDEGKIRRILVNLIGNALKFTDRGVINVRLAGESLGDGKWRLQVTVKDSGIGIAAEDQEAIFGYFEQAYHQRHDRGGTGLGLAISRDFARAMDGDISVSSRPGEGAEFLVTLRLEEGTQQEATTPRSELAVGLLPGQQAYRILVAMSVETDALLLQAMLEQAGFLAVAVGGEEELLQESARGADLIFADLALLQTEEYRLVRELQERSSRCDLPIIAVSAGLGADEVQQVLLQQVRAVLGKPFTTEQVLNMVAAHTGAQYAYQELEINSPATWQGQCCLENALREQLLAATLDGDIERLEELLVQVAAQEPELAAYARELAGAFRLDALAALWEQGEEPKDGTKS
- a CDS encoding HD-GYP domain-containing protein, with translation MERKADIMIVDDTPENLKLLSLLLREQGHRVRALPSGKMALAAMRKQRPEILLLDITMPEMDGYAVCEAMREEGLLADVAVIFVSALAETFDKVKAFRCGGVDYVTKPYQAEELQARLETHLSLKRLREEVQRHNQDLQQQVKAQLDELHHAQMATILAMVKLAEARDDDTGKHVERIRTFSAMLAAEVQRRGGGREIDDAFVENIYNASPLHDVGKIAIRDAILLKPGRLTPEEFEEMKLHTVYGAQTLRQVRQEYPHNAFLNMGIDIAQAHHERWDGSGYPNGLRGDAIPLAARMVAVADVYDALCSKRVYKEAYPHETSLDMLRQGAGSHFEPQLIEAFLAIEAEVLARSRELREGE